The following proteins are encoded in a genomic region of Methylocystis echinoides:
- a CDS encoding TlpA disulfide reductase family protein yields the protein PCRRELPALEQAQKSFDSTKLEIAAVSVDTAGKATIEGFLNRLGVKNLQIFLDPAGRIAERANRETGAPLPLYGMPITYVIDRNGMVRGYITGEVDWLSSDATAFLNYFIDS from the coding sequence CCCCCTGCCGTAGGGAGCTGCCAGCGCTCGAACAAGCGCAAAAGTCGTTCGATTCAACAAAACTCGAGATCGCCGCAGTTTCTGTCGACACCGCCGGCAAGGCGACGATCGAAGGATTCCTCAATCGTCTTGGCGTCAAAAATCTGCAAATATTTCTGGACCCCGCTGGCCGCATCGCGGAACGCGCCAATCGAGAAACTGGCGCGCCACTTCCACTTTATGGTATGCCGATAACCTATGTGATCGACCGAAACGGTATGGTCCGCGGCTATATCACAGGTGAAGTTGATTGGCTGTCGTCCGACGCGACCGCGTTTCTAAATTATTTCATCGACAGCTGA